Proteins co-encoded in one Saprospira grandis genomic window:
- a CDS encoding SDR family NAD(P)-dependent oxidoreductase, translated as MQGKSILIIGASRGIGAALAQKLQAAGAQVYNASRSAEGLGKNISYDALQDDPKALLAQLPSQLDGLVYCPGSINLRPFHRIKEEQFNQEFELNVMGAVRLLQAALPQLKKAEAGASVVLFSTVAVKLGMPFHSSIAMAKGALEGLTKSLAAEWASHNIRLNAIAPSLTNTDLAERLLNTEAKQESAAKRHPLGRIGQPQDIASLAYYLLDQNSQWMTGQILGLDGGMGSLKV; from the coding sequence ATGCAAGGAAAATCAATACTCATTATTGGCGCTAGCCGCGGCATTGGCGCGGCCTTGGCCCAAAAACTCCAAGCCGCAGGGGCTCAAGTGTATAATGCCAGCCGCTCGGCAGAGGGTCTAGGCAAAAATATTAGCTACGATGCCCTACAGGATGATCCCAAGGCGCTTTTGGCCCAATTGCCCAGCCAGCTAGATGGCCTGGTCTATTGCCCCGGAAGCATCAATTTACGGCCCTTCCACCGCATCAAAGAAGAACAGTTTAATCAAGAATTTGAGCTGAATGTCATGGGGGCGGTTCGTCTGCTACAAGCGGCTTTGCCCCAACTCAAAAAGGCCGAAGCAGGCGCTTCTGTGGTCCTTTTTAGTACGGTGGCGGTAAAACTGGGCATGCCCTTTCATAGCTCTATTGCTATGGCCAAAGGCGCCCTAGAGGGCCTCACCAAATCCCTAGCTGCCGAATGGGCCAGCCATAATATTCGCCTCAATGCAATTGCTCCTTCTCTAACTAATACCGATTTGGCCGAGCGTTTACTCAATACAGAAGCCAAGCAGGAGTCTGCCGCCAAACGCCACCCTTTGGGCCGCATCGGCCAGCCCCAAGATATCGCTAGCTTGGCCTATTATCTTCTGGACCAAAATAGCCAATGGATGACGGGCCAAATTTTAGGCTTAGATGGCGGCATGGGCAGCCTAAAGGTCTAA
- a CDS encoding ATP-binding protein, with product MQFKDVLGQKAAIEQLKVSYEHERTAHAQIFVGPEGAGGLALALAYSQYLLCEKNESGIADACGQCNACKKVQRNIHPDLHFSYPNIDSKAVSSDHIKEWRKMLEEKGPYVNMNDWLFYLGANNQRGNINKRECVDIVRKFSFTRVEGRFKILLLWMPEYLDKEGNRLLKLIEEPEPNTVFLLVAERAELILNTILSRCQLLKLPALDDELIAEALVQEGVPTQTAKEVAYLSEGNYRKAKQLASGQNQEEQQLGQAFAGWLRACYQGRGPMVYWVEQFVTGKHPKEGKKGSKTGRKEQLLFLEYGLFFLRELSLLQAGFPASGLRLSAQDQKAAQGLAKLLPLPAIDKLQQLFNDHLYFIERNAHPKVLFLDLSIKIHRIFKPL from the coding sequence ATGCAATTTAAGGACGTATTGGGCCAGAAGGCCGCTATAGAGCAACTTAAAGTTTCTTATGAACATGAGCGCACCGCTCATGCCCAAATTTTTGTGGGACCAGAAGGGGCGGGTGGCCTGGCCCTCGCCCTCGCCTATAGCCAATACCTCCTTTGCGAGAAAAATGAGTCTGGCATTGCCGATGCCTGTGGGCAATGTAATGCCTGCAAAAAGGTGCAGAGAAATATTCATCCAGATCTCCACTTTTCTTACCCCAATATTGATAGCAAAGCCGTCAGCAGCGACCATATTAAGGAATGGCGCAAAATGCTAGAAGAAAAAGGCCCTTATGTCAATATGAACGATTGGCTTTTTTATTTGGGGGCCAATAACCAAAGGGGTAATATCAATAAGCGGGAGTGCGTGGATATTGTGCGCAAATTTAGCTTTACCCGGGTAGAGGGCCGCTTTAAAATCCTTTTGCTCTGGATGCCCGAATATTTGGACAAGGAGGGCAACCGCCTGCTCAAACTCATTGAAGAGCCCGAGCCCAATACCGTCTTTCTCTTAGTTGCCGAACGAGCCGAGCTTATTCTCAACACCATCCTCTCTCGCTGCCAGTTGCTCAAACTACCCGCCTTAGACGATGAGCTAATTGCCGAGGCTTTGGTCCAGGAGGGCGTTCCTACACAAACGGCCAAAGAGGTGGCCTACCTTTCGGAGGGCAACTACCGAAAAGCCAAACAGCTGGCCAGTGGCCAAAACCAAGAAGAGCAGCAACTGGGGCAAGCCTTTGCGGGCTGGCTCCGCGCCTGTTATCAGGGCCGTGGCCCTATGGTCTATTGGGTAGAGCAATTTGTAACGGGCAAGCACCCCAAAGAGGGCAAAAAGGGCAGTAAAACAGGCCGTAAAGAGCAGCTGCTCTTTTTGGAATACGGCCTATTTTTCCTTAGAGAGCTCAGTCTACTGCAGGCGGGTTTTCCCGCTAGTGGTTTGCGCCTATCGGCGCAGGACCAAAAGGCGGCCCAGGGCCTAGCAAAATTGCTTCCCTTGCCCGCTATTGATAAGCTGCAACAGCTCTTTAACGATCATCTGTATTTTATTGAGCGGAACGCTCATCCCAAGGTCCTTTTTTTGGACCTCTCCATTAAAATTCATCGCATTTTTAAGCCACTTTAG